CAGCAAGTGCGGCAACGGGCACATCAACCTCCACCCCGTGGTGCAGCTCATCGACATCATGAAGGACCTGAACCGCCTCTCCGAGGACCTCAAGAGCAGCGGGGTGCACCTGGACTGCGGCAgcctgcgcggcggcggcggtgccCACGAGGACGGCCGCCTGCTGCCCGCCGACCGGGACCTCCAGTACAgcttcttctcctctccctccctggcCAACAGCATCCGCAGCCCCGAGGAGCGGGGGGTGCTCTGCAAAACCGAACCGCCGCGGCATCCCCGGCCCCCGGCCCGTGATGGAGAAGGCGATGGTGGCGGGGGAAGCGgcccgcagccccccggccACGCCGCAGGGGTGGGGGGAACATCCAAAGCGCCGGCGGAGGAAGCCGGTTGCTCACAGCCCGATGCCGGCGATTACTCGGACCTGGCCGAGGCTGATATCCTGAACGAACTGGCCTCCCTGGCGTGCCCGGGGACGCAGCTGCTGGAGTCGCAGGCGATGGAGCCGCAGCCTCAGTTGCTGCCAGCCCAAGAGCTGGATTCCCAGTCCCGGCTGCTGGATTCCCAGTCCCTGGAGTCGCAGCCCCAGCTGCTCGATTCACAGAGCCTGGAGCCGCTGCCGGAGTCGCTGGAACTGCAGAACCTGGAACCGTTGGGCTTGCAGTCGCTGGAGCCTCTCTCCGAGTCACTGGAGCTGCAGTCGCTGGAGCCCCTGTCCGAGTCGCTGGAGCTGCAGTCGCTGGAGCCGTTGGCGGAGCCGCTGGGGCTGCAGACGCTGGAGCCGCTGCCCGCAGCACTGGAGCCGCCGCTGCTGGACGCACGGGCCCCGCTGCTGCCCACCGAGCCCTCGCTGCTGGAGCCGCAGCCGCTGGGGCCTGTGGCGGAGCTCATGGAGGTGCAGGCGGGCGCTGGGGACCCTCTGCGGCCCCACGGGCTGCAGCCCCGGCTCGGGGGGTGTCCCCTGGGCAGCGTGGTGAAGCGGGGGCCCTGCGGGGGCCGGGGGGCCGGGCGCTGCGGCGAGGACCACCGCAAATATGCCCTGCGCCGGACAGACAAGCCAAAGATGCTGTGCCGCCGGAGGAGGGCAGGGCGAGGGCGCCGGGCGGACGTCACCCCCGAGACCCGCGTCCTGTCGCCCCTCGCCCTCCCCACCGAGGTGCCCCCCGGGCCCGAGGAGCCCAGTGACCCGCTGCTGgtctccccgccgccgcctcccgccacCCTGGACCCCGACGAGGCGCCCAAGCCCCCCGTGGCAGGGAAGAAGAGCAAGTGCCGCGGGGTGAGGAAGATGGTGGTGAAGATGGCCAAGATCCCCGTGTCCCTGGGGAGGAGGAACAAGACCACCTACAAGGTGTCGTCGCTCAGCAGCAACCTGAACCTGGAGGGCAAGGAGCTGGCGGCCAGCAGCTCCATGGAGCCCACGCCGCTGCTCAAGATGAAGAACAACGGGCGCAACGTGGTGGTGGTGTTCCCGCCCGGCGAGATGCCCATCATCCTGAAGCGTAAGCGGGGCAGACCCCCCAAGAACCTGCTGCTGGGCCAAACCAAGCCCAAGGAGCCCGCCCCGGAggtgaagaagaggaggaggaggaagcagaagctggCTTCGCCCCAGCCGTCCTACATCGCCGACACCAACGACAGCAAGGCCGACTACTCGGATGTGCTGGCCAAGCTGGCCTTCCTCAACCGGCAGAGCCAGTGCTCAGGGCGCTGCTCGCCGCCACGCTGCTGGACCCCCAGCGAGCCCGAGTCCATCCACCAAGCCCCCGACACCCAGAGCATCTCCCACTTCTTGCACCGCGTGCAGGGCTTCCGCCGGCGCGGCGGCAAGGCCGGGGGCttcggggggcgcggggggggccaCGCAGCCCGTGCCGCACGCTGCTCCTTCAGCGATTTCTTCGAGGGCATcgggaagaagaagaaagccCCCGCCGCCCTTCACGCTGACGCCGTGCACCCGCGCAAGCGGGGCCGGCTGGAGCCCGACCCCGTGGGCAAACCCAAGCGCAAGCGACGGGCCCGTAAGAACGGGGCTCTCTTCCCCGAGCCCAACCCCGGGCAGAGCTTTGGCGATGGCCCTGCCGAGTGGGCCGGCGGGGAGAAGGGCAGCCCCTGGGCCCCCCACCACGGCCACCCCGGCAGCCAGGCTGGCCGCAACGGTGGCTACCAAGGGGCTGAGGCAAGACCCTTCCATGCTGCCGGGCTGGAGTCGGGCTCCTCCGGCCGAGCCGGTTTCTACGGTGGGAGCGCGCCGTCGTCGCAGGCGGAGGCCGGCCCGGAGAGGCACAGCCTCTTCACCGGCTACTTCCGCTCCTTGCTGGACTCGGACGACTCCTCCGACCTACTGGACTTTGCCCTCTCGGCCTCCCGCTCCGAGTCCCGCAAGTCGGCGGCCGCCTACACGGCCCCTCCGGCCACTCTGGCAGGCCAGCGGGGCCTGGCCGCTTACCCGGCCCGGGGCGGCAAGGTGGCGGCGGCAGCCCCCGGCGCCGAGGCGGCTTTCCACGCAGCGATGCAGAGCCGGCCGGCCTTCCCTCCCGGCCGTGCCGCCACTGCCGCTGGCTATGGGGTAGCCCAGGGGTCATCGGAGTGCCGGGGAGCCGAAGCCTTTCCCAAGCTGGCACCACCTTCATCCGTCTCCCGGTCACCCACGGCTCACCCCGCGGCCAGCGGCACTCCCGGCTACTCCCCGTATGGCAGCTACGGCGCTGGGCAGAGCGTGGCACCCGCCAGCGTCTTCCCTCCAGGGAAGCAGTACCCGTCAGCCCAGGACTGCCCCAACAGCAAGGACTGCAGCTTCGCCTACGGCAGCGGCAGTAGCCTCCCGTCCTCCCCCAGCAGCGCCCACAGCGCCGGGTACGCGCCGCAGACGGCAGGTCCCAACCTGCCGCTGGGCAAAGCCGCCTTCTTCAACAGCACCGAGCAAGGGGGCCAGTTCTCCAGCGCGGCGCACACCCCGCTGCGCTGCGACAGCCGCGCCAGCACCGTCTCGCCCGGCGGCTACATGGTGCCCAAGGGCTCGGCCTCCTTCCAGCCCTCGCCCGAGAATTGCCGGCAGTTCCCCAGCGCGGCGCCGTGGGCTTTCCGGCAGGGTTACGGCGGGTTGGACTGGAGCTCGGAGGCCTTCAGCCAGCTCTACAACCCGGGCTTCGAGTGTCACCTCAACGAGCCCAACGTCATCCTGGACATCTCCAACTACACCCCGCAGAAAGCCAAGCAGCAGACGGTGTCGGAGACCTTCTCCGAGTCCTCCTCCGACAGCACCCAGTTCAACCAGCCGGCCGGCTACCGGCGCGCCAACAGCGAGGCGTCCTCCAGCGAGGGCCAGTCCAGCctctccagcctggagaagctgATGATGGACTGGAACGAGGCGTCCTCCGCCCCAGGCTACAACTGGAACCAGAGCGTCCTCTTCCAGAGCAGCTCCAAGCCCGGTCGGGGCCGACGGAAGAAGGTGGACATGTTCGACACCTCCCACCTGaacttctcctcctcttcctcttcctcctccgtCTACCCCTCCAAGAGGAACACGGGACCCCGGCAGCCCCGAGGTTCCCGGGGAGCTTGTGCCTCTAAGAAGGAGAGGGGGACGGGCAAGGCCAAGTTCCCCACCAAGTCGCAGGCAGTCAACCCCCTCTTCCAGGAGAGCACGGACCTGGGCTTGGACTACTATAGCGGGGACAGCAGCATGTCCCCCCTGCCCTCCCAGTCCCGGGGCTTCGGGGTGGGCGAGCGGGACCCCTGCGACTACGCTGGCCCCTACTCCATGAACCCCTCCACTCCCTCGGACGGGACCTTCGTCCAGGGCTTTCAGAGCGACTCCCCCGGTTTGGGGCAGCCGGATTTGGAGAGCAAGCACTTCCCTGCCCTCCCACACCAGCTGGCAGCCCCCGGCCAGCAGACTGTCTTCGAGGCCGGCTTGCAGAAAGCCTTCTCGCCCAACTGCTCCCCGACCTTGGCCTTCAAGGAAGACCTGCGGGCGGGCGACCTCCGCAAGCTGCCGGCCTGCGACTCGCTCAAACACAGCATGCAGGGGGGGGCCCTGCCGCACGCTCCCCACCTGGCCTGCCGCGACCTCCCCATGCCTCAACCGCACTACGACTCCCCCAGTTGCAAAAACCCCCCCTACTGGTATTCCCCCAATGCCAGCACCCGCAGCCCCTCGTACGACGGCAAAGCGGGGGCCGGGATGCTGGTGGACTTCATGGGCAGGACGGACCCCCAGTGTCTCAACCCCCACTTGAGCAGCCCGAGCGGCACCCACCCCTCCAAGGGCGAGAAGGAGCCCTTGGAGATGTCGCGGGCCCACCACCGAGGACCCTACGCTTGTCCCTTGATCAATGACTTGAACATCTCCCCCGTACCGAGAGACTcaatgctgcagctgcaggacaaCTACAGGTACCCCAGTTTTGCACCCCAAGGGCACCCCGTCATGGCCCCCACCCAGAAGAGCGGGTTTTTGGGACCCATGGTAGAGCAACAACACCCCGAGGACACTTTTACGGTCACCTCATTGTAGTGTCTGCTGACGTGCCAACCGGACAACGAGGTTTTGTTACAGGGTAGGTGGGGGAACCCCGAGGGgcgagggagggatgggggtaGCAGAAGTGGGGGATGGGGGGCACGAGGCAACCCTGGGCCCTTCTCATCGTgtccctcccctctctctctctctccatgtTGTGTTTCTCTTGCAGAGGTAATTTAGCCAGCACTTTTTTCTGGAACACTTTTCAAGTTCTGTATTTAACTGGGATTGGAAccgtttgtttgttttctaaaaaatgagaaaaaaaggaaaaaaaagaaaaaaaaaggacaaaaaaaggacaaaaaaaaggaggaaaaaaaagtttaaaaagcagCGAAacgaaaggagaaaaaaacccacaaaaacaaaaacgGACGAAGAGAGAAAAGCCccggttttctttttcccaccCCCCCTCCGCACTCAAACCCCGCTCCGCCTGCAGCCGCCTGCTCCGCTTTCCGGGCTGCCGCCCCCGGGCTGCCGCCCACCCCCGCCGCGGGACCATCGGACGGACGGAGCGGCCGCCGGCGCCGAGCCCCGGGCACGACGGGCCGGGCGGGAGgtggccgcggggccgggggatGGGGGCTGGGAGCCCGGCCGGGGGGCGAGGGCAGCCCCGACGGGTCTCGGGGGGGAggttggtttggttgttttttcttttcccgcCCGCTCGCTCGCCGGGGGCTTCTCGTGCCGGATGGATGCcgaggggtgctggggagcgCTGACCCCCGCCAGGATCTGGCAGCTTCGCCAGCGAGGCTCGGAGATGCCGCCGTCACCTGGTAAGTGCCCCCTCGCTGTCCCGTGCCCCTCCTGGGGTGGGGGGCTGGAGCCCAGGGGGCAGCGGGGGTGTGCTGGGTGCTCTGCACTTTCTGGTGGGGTTGCCATTGGGTGCCCCCAGCCCCTTTAGGGCTGCAAGCATGTGCTGCAGGTGTTGCCCCATGGCCAAGAATCAAACTGGGGACCTTGTGGGGTGGTTGGAGCCCGGGGTGGCGGAGTGCTGGATCCTGGGGTGATGGGGTGCTGGGCTTGAGGGTGATGGGGTGCTGGAACCTAGGGTGATGGGATGATGGACCCGAGGGTGATGTGGTTCTGGAACCTGGGTTGATGAGGTCATGAACCCGAGGGTGATGGGGTGCTGGACCTCGGGGTGGTGGAGTGCTAGACCTCAGGGTAATGGGGTGCTGGAGCCTGGGGTGATGAGGTGCTGGACTTGAGGGTGATGGGGTTCTGGAACCTGGGGCGATGGGGTGATGAACCCGAGGGTGATGGGGGGCTGGACCTCGGGGTGGTGGGGTGCTGGAGCCTGAGATGATGGGGTGCTGGACTTGAGGGTGATGAGGTTCTGGAACCTGGACCTCAGGGTGATGAACCCGAGGGTGATGGGGTGTTGGAGCCCAGGGTGGCGGGGTGTTGGAACCTGGAGTACTGGGGTGCTGGACCTCGGGTTGGTGAGGTGCTGGAACCTGGGGTGATGGGGTGCTGGACCCTGGGGCACTGGGGTACTGGACCTGAGGGTGAAGGGGTGCTGGAGCCCAGAGTGATGGGGTGCTGGACCTCAGGGTGATGGGGTGCTGGAACCTGGAGTGCTGGGGTGCTGGATCTCGGGGTGGTGGGGTGCTGGAGCCCAGAGTGATGGGGTGCTGGACCTCAGGGTGATGGGGTGCTGGAGCCCAGAGTGATGGGATGCTGGACCTCAGGGTGATGGGGTGCTGGACCTCAGGGTGATGGGTGCTGGAACTTGGAGTGCTGGGGTGCTGGACCTCAGGGTGATGGAGTGCTGGAGCCTGGGGTGGTGGGATGCCAGATGCTGGACCCCAAATGTGCCAGAGTTGGGTGCCCCAGAGCCCTGGGTATGTGGGTACCAGACTGCGGGTGGGCAAGACCCCAACCTCCTGGGGGTGTGGTTGCCAGGTGGGAGGGAGGATAGGGTAACCAAGACCCCAGCCCTGGGTATGTGGGTGCCAGATAGGGGGGATCAGCAGGACCCCAGACCTCCGGGTACGTGCTTCCCAGGTGGGGGGGGTGCCCCGGCGAGGTACTaacccctccccacctcccaaCCCAACCCCTCCCCCAGCCAGGCCGAGGGACTGTGGCAGTGGGACACTCacccctctctcccctctgcccccccaGCCCGCCCGCCAGCCACAGCACCCTCGGCCCCGCGCCCCTCACCCATCCCGGCCCTCggagcagagagcagagcagaggaggggggaccccggccccgccgccccccggctccgccccccggccccgcctcgGCCGTTTCTCTCTCCTCCCGGCCAGAAGCAGAAGGGACTCTttggaatttttatttttgattttagggattcttttttgtttgtttgtttgtttccttttctgcacaaaaaaacccacgaaacccaacaaaaacaaaccagcaaaaCTGTAAAtaacttttgaagaaaaaacagaaaaaaaaccgacgatgacaaaaaaaaaagaggtttaaaaaaacaaaaaaaaaagaggaaaaaagagtttaagggatggaaaaaaaaaaagagtaaaaaaaaagctgaaaattcacacacacacacacaaaagaaataaaaggaagagaCCAGAGGGAGAATGAAACAGACTGAGAGCAGAGAGACAGCGACCGAGAGGCGAACACGCAGGAGGGGAGAGTGAGGCCCCCCCAGTGCACTGAGAGGAATTTCTTCCCAGCTCCAGCGGCAGagaaaccccccaaaaaaaggagaaaaaaaaaggaaaaaaaaaaaaaggaaaaaaccccaccccccctcccacacacacacaaaaaagtacCAATAACCTATTTATTGTATATAATGTTTTATTATAAATCGTGTCTTGTATATGGCATCGCTCCATCTGCTGTGGTTCTGTGGTGTGACACGTCCCGGGGGCTGCGGGGTCCcgctgcctctgctccagccacGCTCAGGCCAGCCTGGGTTTGGTTGTGGTGAGGAAGGATGAGGCTGGTTGGCttggggagggagggtgggAGGAGACGGGGTGGGGGGAGGATGTTTCTTTCACCCAAAGATTCGGATTTGTGGTGGAAAAAGGAggtgaaggggagaaaatggggtgaaaaagggggaaaaggagtTTAAAATCCTCAACAGAACaacaaaatgaagagaaatcaaTCCCAGCCAGtcttggtggggagggggagtttgggaggggttgtGGTGAAGGAAGGGGGGGTCACCAACTTTCCCGTGGCTGCAGTgagctcagggtgcaggggtgggggtggatgcTGGGGTGGGGGCTTTGGgctcctctccccctgcccttccccagtcctctgtgtgtgtgtgtgtttatgtgtgtgtgtgattccCCTTCCCTCAAGGGTTTGGCTGGGGTGGGGGCTTTGGgctcctctccccctgcccttccccagtcctctgtgtgtgtgtgtgtttatgtgtgtgtgtgattccCCTTCCCTCAAGGGTTTGGCTGGGGTGGGGGCTTTGGGCTCCTTTCCCTCTGCCCTTCCTCAGTCCcctctgcatgtgtgtgtgtgtgattccCCCTCCCTCAAGGGTTTGGCTGGGGTGGGGGCTTTGGGCTCTTCTCCCCCTGCCCTTCCCCAAtcccctgtgtgtgtgtgtgtgtgtgattccCCCCCCAAAGATTTGGCAGCTTTTGTACACCTTTGTGGATTGTGCAAAATAACCCCACTCCCccataaaaaaaagagaaaaaaaccgaCCTgggaatgaggaaaaaaaggggcaAAATTCCAAGAGTCAAAGGGAAAataccccaaacaaaacaaaggggaaaatacCCCCACTCCAGCTGATCACATCCCCCTCCTCGTGTccccccagctgccctggctggagCAGGACCCCTCACCCCCCTCCTCCGCGAGCCCCGGCCCCCCCGGCCCCAGCTCTTCCCCTCCACCGctctttttgtgtttctttaggAAGGAATTTTTCATAGGCactttttttatattaaaaagaaacctaTATCTTGAGCGATGCCCGCGGCCTCTTTGCTTCTCTGTTTGGGGGTGGCACGGCGCGGCTGTGCCTTTAGGGGGGGCGGGGAGGCTGATGCACCCCCCCGcatttggggagggggcagcccGGGTGCAGCCGAAGGTGGGAGATGCAGCGAGAAGGATGAGTTTTGGTGTGAATCGGGGTGCGGTGTGGCACTGGGGGGGCACCGCTGCAGCTTTGCCACGGGATGGGGTcctgggggtgtgggggggtctGCAGGGTAGGGGGATGGTTGGTGGCATCTGGAGCAGGCCGGGGATGTGCCACCCCCCCCGATGGCATCGTGCACGAGTGGTTACtgctggaggagggggggaaGATGAGGGGGGGTCCTTCTCCAGGCAGGGTGGGTGCCCACCCCTCGCTGGCATCCATGGTGAGGAGGGAGCGGGGGGATGCGATTGGAGCTGCCTCGAGGTGACGGGTGGGAAccgaaaaaagagagaaagggagggaaataaacccccccaaaaatcAACGCGGGGTAAATAAGTTGCAGGACGGGGAGGatgaagagctgcagcatccttcgggcaaggagaggaagggagggtCGAGGGGGGGAGGTTGGACACACACCCCCAGCTACCTGTAGGTGGGAGAGGTGAGCGGTGCCGGCGGGgtcagggctgctgcagcagcaaagtgcTTGTGCAGCGCTGGGGGGGCCGCGGGGGGAGGCAGGAGGTTGCTATGGAGAAGAACACCCGGTGCATACTGATggctttggggaggggggagaatggggctgccagcactgcagcagcctgagaAGATGTTGGTGTTGGCGGGGGGGGGAGCAATGCTGGGGGACCCTCAGTCTCTCCTTGCTGGCCTAGGGGAGCAGGAAAGCCCCCCACCCTGCACCACGGCTGGGATACACAGCTGGATGGCACCAAGGGAGCTCGGTTCTCCCATtgcagggggtgaggagcaCCCTCAGCACCCCTCTGGGCACTGAGCTTGGCTTGTGGGATCCTCGGGGGTGGGGTTGGGGAGGGGATagaagggggagggggctgttgCCAGTCCCTGTGCTACAGGTGAAGGTGGTTGAGCATTAGGAAGGGGCTGTATTTCCACCCCCACCCACCCCAGAGCCTTACAAACAGTCCCATTGCTGGGAGGGGGGTGTGCATGGGCTTTTCCTGGTAGGAGTGGGTGTCTGGGGTGTTTCTGCAGGGGATGAGATGAGTCCCCTGGTGCCACCACATCTCTGCAGGG
This DNA window, taken from Colius striatus isolate bColStr4 chromosome 24, bColStr4.1.hap1, whole genome shotgun sequence, encodes the following:
- the AHDC1 gene encoding transcription factor Gibbin isoform X2: MRVKPPGPVVTTSVVRGSPDYVREPKFYPPGHPAQRPPACPAEKALSCSVLSFPEGSCPALGREHQAGSLLHGDPADRCQSVHGGTKAAEDLLGCAGEPRILGGSAEEAAARDRAPQTFPNATLASGRCNVDSILALLRSKCGNGHINLHPVVQLIDIMKDLNRLSEDLKSSGVHLDCGSLRGGGGAHEDGRLLPADRDLQYSFFSSPSLANSIRSPEERGVLCKTEPPRHPRPPARDGEGDGGGGSGPQPPGHAAGVGGTSKAPAEEAGCSQPDAGDYSDLAEADILNELASLACPGTQLLESQAMEPQPQLLPAQELDSQSRLLDSQSLESQPQLLDSQSLEPLPESLELQNLEPLGLQSLEPLSESLELQSLEPLSESLELQSLEPLAEPLGLQTLEPLPAALEPPLLDARAPLLPTEPSLLEPQPLGPVAELMEVQAGAGDPLRPHGLQPRLGGCPLGSVVKRGPCGGRGAGRCGEDHRKYALRRTDKPKMLCRRRRAGRGRRADVTPETRVLSPLALPTEVPPGPEEPSDPLLVSPPPPPATLDPDEAPKPPVAGKKSKCRGVRKMVVKMAKIPVSLGRRNKTTYKVSSLSSNLNLEGKELAASSSMEPTPLLKMKNNGRNVVVVFPPGEMPIILKRKRGRPPKNLLLGQTKPKEPAPEVKKRRRRKQKLASPQPSYIADTNDSKADYSDVLAKLAFLNRQSQCSGRCSPPRCWTPSEPESIHQAPDTQSISHFLHRVQGFRRRGGKAGGFGGRGGGHAARAARCSFSDFFEGIGKKKKAPAALHADAVHPRKRGRLEPDPVGKPKRKRRARKNGALFPEPNPGQSFGDGPAEWAGGEKGSPWAPHHGHPGSQAGRNGGYQGAEARPFHAAGLESGSSGRAGFYGGSAPSSQAEAGPERHSLFTGYFRSLLDSDDSSDLLDFALSASRSESRKSAAAYTAPPATLAGQRGLAAYPARGGKVAAAAPGAEAAFHAAMQSRPAFPPGRAATAAGYGVAQGSSECRGAEAFPKLAPPSSVSRSPTAHPAASGTPGYSPYGSYGAGQSVAPASVFPPGKQYPSAQDCPNSKDCSFAYGSGSSLPSSPSSAHSAGYAPQTAGPNLPLGKAAFFNSTEQGGQFSSAAHTPLRCDSRASTVSPGGYMVPKGSASFQPSPENCRQFPSAAPWAFRQGYGGLDWSSEAFSQLYNPGFECHLNEPNVILDISNYTPQKAKQQTVSETFSESSSDSTQFNQPAGYRRANSEASSSEGQSSLSSLEKLMMDWNEASSAPGYNWNQSVLFQSSSKPGRGRRKKVDMFDTSHLNFSSSSSSSSVYPSKRNTGPRQPRGSRGACASKKERGTGKAKFPTKSQAVNPLFQESTDLGLDYYSGDSSMSPLPSQSRGFGVGERDPCDYAGPYSMNPSTPSDGTFVQGFQSDSPGLGQPDLESKHFPALPHQLAAPGQQTVFEAGLQKAFSPNCSPTLAFKEDLRAGDLRKLPACDSLKHSMQGGALPHAPHLACRDLPMPQPHYDSPSCKNPPYWYSPNASTRSPSYDGKAGAGMLVDFMGRTDPQCLNPHLSSPSGTHPSKGEKEPLEMSRAHHRGPYACPLINDLNISPVPRDSMLQLQDNYRYPSFAPQGHPVMAPTQKSGFLGPMVEQQHPEDTFTVTSL
- the AHDC1 gene encoding transcription factor Gibbin isoform X1; this translates as MLSLKVASGAEGSGTPAAGQEAAPPDGRSLPGRAGSEGLGAQEPADGSSLACQPVALENGASPPAEWFPRAQGSGPRQPGGDGDGRSFRVNLHCKHPRPREFKCNSRSSSKADGPGLTFPDPHVSNCSAKRPAGEEEVRMRVKPPGPVVTTSVVRGSPDYVREPKFYPPGHPAQRPPACPAEKALSCSVLSFPEGSCPALGREHQAGSLLHGDPADRCQSVHGGTKAAEDLLGCAGEPRILGGSAEEAAARDRAPQTFPNATLASGRCNVDSILALLRSKCGNGHINLHPVVQLIDIMKDLNRLSEDLKSSGVHLDCGSLRGGGGAHEDGRLLPADRDLQYSFFSSPSLANSIRSPEERGVLCKTEPPRHPRPPARDGEGDGGGGSGPQPPGHAAGVGGTSKAPAEEAGCSQPDAGDYSDLAEADILNELASLACPGTQLLESQAMEPQPQLLPAQELDSQSRLLDSQSLESQPQLLDSQSLEPLPESLELQNLEPLGLQSLEPLSESLELQSLEPLSESLELQSLEPLAEPLGLQTLEPLPAALEPPLLDARAPLLPTEPSLLEPQPLGPVAELMEVQAGAGDPLRPHGLQPRLGGCPLGSVVKRGPCGGRGAGRCGEDHRKYALRRTDKPKMLCRRRRAGRGRRADVTPETRVLSPLALPTEVPPGPEEPSDPLLVSPPPPPATLDPDEAPKPPVAGKKSKCRGVRKMVVKMAKIPVSLGRRNKTTYKVSSLSSNLNLEGKELAASSSMEPTPLLKMKNNGRNVVVVFPPGEMPIILKRKRGRPPKNLLLGQTKPKEPAPEVKKRRRRKQKLASPQPSYIADTNDSKADYSDVLAKLAFLNRQSQCSGRCSPPRCWTPSEPESIHQAPDTQSISHFLHRVQGFRRRGGKAGGFGGRGGGHAARAARCSFSDFFEGIGKKKKAPAALHADAVHPRKRGRLEPDPVGKPKRKRRARKNGALFPEPNPGQSFGDGPAEWAGGEKGSPWAPHHGHPGSQAGRNGGYQGAEARPFHAAGLESGSSGRAGFYGGSAPSSQAEAGPERHSLFTGYFRSLLDSDDSSDLLDFALSASRSESRKSAAAYTAPPATLAGQRGLAAYPARGGKVAAAAPGAEAAFHAAMQSRPAFPPGRAATAAGYGVAQGSSECRGAEAFPKLAPPSSVSRSPTAHPAASGTPGYSPYGSYGAGQSVAPASVFPPGKQYPSAQDCPNSKDCSFAYGSGSSLPSSPSSAHSAGYAPQTAGPNLPLGKAAFFNSTEQGGQFSSAAHTPLRCDSRASTVSPGGYMVPKGSASFQPSPENCRQFPSAAPWAFRQGYGGLDWSSEAFSQLYNPGFECHLNEPNVILDISNYTPQKAKQQTVSETFSESSSDSTQFNQPAGYRRANSEASSSEGQSSLSSLEKLMMDWNEASSAPGYNWNQSVLFQSSSKPGRGRRKKVDMFDTSHLNFSSSSSSSSVYPSKRNTGPRQPRGSRGACASKKERGTGKAKFPTKSQAVNPLFQESTDLGLDYYSGDSSMSPLPSQSRGFGVGERDPCDYAGPYSMNPSTPSDGTFVQGFQSDSPGLGQPDLESKHFPALPHQLAAPGQQTVFEAGLQKAFSPNCSPTLAFKEDLRAGDLRKLPACDSLKHSMQGGALPHAPHLACRDLPMPQPHYDSPSCKNPPYWYSPNASTRSPSYDGKAGAGMLVDFMGRTDPQCLNPHLSSPSGTHPSKGEKEPLEMSRAHHRGPYACPLINDLNISPVPRDSMLQLQDNYRYPSFAPQGHPVMAPTQKSGFLGPMVEQQHPEDTFTVTSL